The following coding sequences lie in one Arachis ipaensis cultivar K30076 chromosome B05, Araip1.1, whole genome shotgun sequence genomic window:
- the LOC107643760 gene encoding uncharacterized protein LOC107643760 isoform X1: MYPIERYMCTLKRYVRNRSRPKGSIAEGYLAEECLTFCSRYLHEGVKTRFNRVSRNNDEGTSTQDPDSNLFTNKGSPLGGKKGQLIILDEKSLLQANAYVLNNCVNVEPYMRMNSEGNPKRKRLRTLSQIESQRSPLKMRSPIKNSGKIQFTSAYALLKQFQIKREHILAVCGDSSKHETRKKGKKSTKKVTRVDDKGQSKMPTKKITNNKDKVINEDEGQIKMPMKKSKEENHVVNMKANEHEALGGKKLTRKKVPMKKSKMEDGKANMNTNDGDGQSKKPTKKKMPMKKSNEEDGNEEEEHKIESLIPIMTLDEFFKKYGISLDENDEEYEYDYDDHNPSVGDSSDSQHSTKKKKARGPTQLKHIHAMETQIESTWYNVKPIGPTKTQVQLFSRFLGTLARNSNLVTLLYTNWQAVSSETKTSMLDYAKSKYNIPSDAEPWVIDTIGESWKQFKKRIKKCHYTPYSSFREMMKNRPMTIPELHFRKLVQFWRLDISKVISDINRENRSKQKWNHRMGPVSFELVRAELRAKKEDNKDPLQAEMFVVTRTNKKGETDSGTQEMIDHIQNLKQAGYSDNEVVQIVFGKERHGRVHFYGRSVTKSSLKKDKQI, translated from the exons ATGTATCCGATTGAGAGATACATGTGCACACTAAAAAGGTATGTTCGCAATAGAAGTCGTCCGAAAGGATCAATTGCAGAGGGTTATTTGGCTGAAGAGTGTTTAACTTTTTGTTCAAGATATTTGCATGAGGGAGTGAAAACAAGATTCAACAGAGTATCTCGGAATAATGATGAAGGCACTTCAACCCAAGATCCTGATTCAAATTTGTTCACAAACAAGGGAAGTCCATTGGGTGGAAAAAAAGGACAACTAATTATTTTGGACGAGAAGTCACTCCTTCAAGCTAATGCATATGTATTGAACAATTGCGTTAACGTGGAGCCTTACATGAG GATGAACAGTGAAGGAAATcccaaaagaaaaaggctaaggACCCTATCACAAATAGAGTCACAAAGAAGTCCCTTGAAGATGAGGAGTCCAataaaaaattcaggaaaaattCAATTCACAAGTGCTTATGCATTGCTGAAACAATTTCAAATCAAAAGGGAACATATTTTAGCTGTATGTGGGGATAGTAGCAAACATGAGACAAGGAAAAAGGGCAAGAAGTCAACAAAGAAGGTGACAAGAGTCGATGATAAAGGTCAAAGCAAAATGCCAACTAAGAAGATAACAAACAACAAGGACAAGGTGATCAATGAAGATGAGGGTCAAATCAAGATGCCAATGAAGAAATCCAAAGAAGAAAATCATGTAGTCAATATGAAAGCCAATGAACATGAGGCCCTAGGTGGGAAGAAGCTGACTAGGAAGAAGGTACCAATGAAAAAATCAAAGATGGAAGATGGTAAAGCCAATATGAATACCAATGACGGTGATGGTCAAAGCAAGAAGCCGACCAAAAAGAAGATGCCAATGAAGAAATCAAATGAAGAAGATggcaatgaagaagaagaacacaAGATTGAGTCTCTTATCCCAATTATGACTCTAGATGAATTCTTCAAAAAATATGGGATATCATTGGACGAAAACGATGAAGAATATGAATATGATTATGATGATCACAATCCAAGTGTTGGGGATAGTAGTGACAGTCAACACA gtaccaaaaagaaaaaagctCGTGGTCCCACCCAACTCAAGCATATTCATGCCATGGAAACACAAATAGAGTCAACATGGTACAATGTCAAACCCATAGGCCCAACAAAGACACAAGTTCAATTATTTAGTCGGTTCTTGGGCACACTTGCAAGAAACTCTAATTTGGTCACCTTATTATATACTAATTGGCAAGCTGTGTCCAGTGAGACTAAAACTTCAATGTTGGATTATGCAAAG TCTAAATATAACATTCCTAGTGATGCTGAGCCTTGGGTGATAGATACCATCGGAGAGTCATGGAAGCAATTTAAGAAACGCATAAAAAAATGTCACTATACACCGTACAGCTCATTCAGAGAGATGATGAAAAATCGTCCAATGACTATACCTGAACtgcattttcgaaaattagttcaATTTTGGAGGCTTGATATCAGCAAA GTTATTTCTGACATAAATCGTGAAAACAGATCCAAGCAAAAATGGAATCATCGAATGGGTCCAGTTAGTTTTGAGTTAGTACGCGCTGAATTG CGTGCAAAGAAGGAGGACAACAAAGATCCATTACAAGCTGAGATGTTTGTTGTAACTCGTACAAACAAAAAAGGAGAGACTGATTCAGGAACACAAGAGATGATT GATCATATTCAAAATTTGAAACAAGCAGGATACAGTGATAATGAGGTAGTTCAAATAGTTTTCGGAAAGGAAAGACATGGTAGAGTTCATTTCTATGGTCGATCAGTCACAAAATCCTCTCTTAAAAAGGATAAGCAGATCTGA
- the LOC107643760 gene encoding uncharacterized protein LOC107643760 isoform X8, giving the protein MNSEGNPKRKRLRTLSQIESQRSPLKMRSPIKNSGKIQFTSAYALLKQFQIKREHILAVCGDSSKHETRKKGKKSTKKVTRVDDKGQSKMPTKKITNNKDKVINEDEGQIKMPMKKSKEENHVVNMKANEHEALGGKKLTRKKVPMKKSKMEDGKANMNTNDGDGQSKKPTKKKMPMKKSNEEDGNEEEEHKIESLIPIMTLDEFFKKYGISLDENDEEYEYDYDDHNPSVGDSSDSQHSTKKKKARGPTQLKHIHAMETQIESTWYNVKPIGPTKTQVQLFSRFLGTLARNSNLVTLLYTNWQAVSSETKTSMLDYAKSKYNIPSDAEPWVIDTIGESWKQFKKRIKKCHYTPYSSFREMMKNRPMTIPELHFRKLVQFWRLDISKVISDINRENRSKQKWNHRMGPVSFELVRAELRAKKEDNKDPLQAEMFVVTRTNKKGETDSGTQEMIDHIQNLKQAGYSDNEVVQIVFGKERHGRVHFYGRSVTKSSLKKDKQI; this is encoded by the exons ATGAACAGTGAAGGAAATcccaaaagaaaaaggctaaggACCCTATCACAAATAGAGTCACAAAGAAGTCCCTTGAAGATGAGGAGTCCAataaaaaattcaggaaaaattCAATTCACAAGTGCTTATGCATTGCTGAAACAATTTCAAATCAAAAGGGAACATATTTTAGCTGTATGTGGGGATAGTAGCAAACATGAGACAAGGAAAAAGGGCAAGAAGTCAACAAAGAAGGTGACAAGAGTCGATGATAAAGGTCAAAGCAAAATGCCAACTAAGAAGATAACAAACAACAAGGACAAGGTGATCAATGAAGATGAGGGTCAAATCAAGATGCCAATGAAGAAATCCAAAGAAGAAAATCATGTAGTCAATATGAAAGCCAATGAACATGAGGCCCTAGGTGGGAAGAAGCTGACTAGGAAGAAGGTACCAATGAAAAAATCAAAGATGGAAGATGGTAAAGCCAATATGAATACCAATGACGGTGATGGTCAAAGCAAGAAGCCGACCAAAAAGAAGATGCCAATGAAGAAATCAAATGAAGAAGATggcaatgaagaagaagaacacaAGATTGAGTCTCTTATCCCAATTATGACTCTAGATGAATTCTTCAAAAAATATGGGATATCATTGGACGAAAACGATGAAGAATATGAATATGATTATGATGATCACAATCCAAGTGTTGGGGATAGTAGTGACAGTCAACACA gtaccaaaaagaaaaaagctCGTGGTCCCACCCAACTCAAGCATATTCATGCCATGGAAACACAAATAGAGTCAACATGGTACAATGTCAAACCCATAGGCCCAACAAAGACACAAGTTCAATTATTTAGTCGGTTCTTGGGCACACTTGCAAGAAACTCTAATTTGGTCACCTTATTATATACTAATTGGCAAGCTGTGTCCAGTGAGACTAAAACTTCAATGTTGGATTATGCAAAG TCTAAATATAACATTCCTAGTGATGCTGAGCCTTGGGTGATAGATACCATCGGAGAGTCATGGAAGCAATTTAAGAAACGCATAAAAAAATGTCACTATACACCGTACAGCTCATTCAGAGAGATGATGAAAAATCGTCCAATGACTATACCTGAACtgcattttcgaaaattagttcaATTTTGGAGGCTTGATATCAGCAAA GTTATTTCTGACATAAATCGTGAAAACAGATCCAAGCAAAAATGGAATCATCGAATGGGTCCAGTTAGTTTTGAGTTAGTACGCGCTGAATTG CGTGCAAAGAAGGAGGACAACAAAGATCCATTACAAGCTGAGATGTTTGTTGTAACTCGTACAAACAAAAAAGGAGAGACTGATTCAGGAACACAAGAGATGATT GATCATATTCAAAATTTGAAACAAGCAGGATACAGTGATAATGAGGTAGTTCAAATAGTTTTCGGAAAGGAAAGACATGGTAGAGTTCATTTCTATGGTCGATCAGTCACAAAATCCTCTCTTAAAAAGGATAAGCAGATCTGA